One Megalopta genalis isolate 19385.01 chromosome 5, iyMegGena1_principal, whole genome shotgun sequence DNA window includes the following coding sequences:
- the LOC117218155 gene encoding SET domain-containing protein SmydA-8 isoform X1: MESQNVCDICGELATHKCSACENVYYCCKEHQKKGWKKHAKICKPYKLTEDPVLGRHYVATRNIKAGEIIIKEEQPLFTGPMFNSVPVCLGCFVALQKDSAVPCPKCGWPLCPSCKQHGLECDFTSSRRTEKVSITEFTISHPSYECINVIKTLSMKHANPETYKKLLSLESHTDDIIEKQSFTFEATLKIMHFIRRFFKSDDIADEEITRIVGILQVNGHEVPLTEPPHLAVYELGSLIEHNCKANCSKSFTDKGGLIIHTATPIAKGDHISICYTDALWGTVNRNHYLYHTKFFYCICDRCKDPSEFGVMFNALKCKKIDCPGYVLPETFLGTEPKPYICGTCKLSMSHEEVEQILERVGIDLSRTKKNNIAACHEFLQRYRDILHPNHFYNVDIIIALFQMIGQQGAETMTDNLLVEKIELCKKLDNLLRIIAPAENRLRGLLLFEIHVALAEFTKRHLEEDTLMLLMESKKCLLESYELLKYEPKVLPEGMIAHQINFNLQKMNAVLEHLNIKS, translated from the exons TTAACAGAAGACCCGGTTCTGGGTCGCCATTATGTGGCCACAAGAAACATCAAAGCAGGAGAAATCATTATCAAAGAGGAGCAGCCTCTGTTCACCGGCCCCATGTTCAATTCCGTTCCCGTGTGTTTGGGATGCTTCGTCGCGCTGCAGAAAGATAGCGCTGTACCTTGCCCAAAATGCGGATGGCCTCTTTGTCCGAGCTGCAAGCAGCACGGATTGGAATGTGATTTCACTTCGTCTCGCAGAACTGAAAAG GTATCGATCACAGAATTCACCATCTCACACCCAAGTTACGAATGTATAAATGTTATAAAAACATTGTCTATGAAGCATGCTAATCCAGAAacgtataaaaaattgttatcgCTTGAGAGTCACACCGATGATATTATTGAAAAGCAGAGCTTCACTTTTGAGGCGACATTAAAAATTATGCATTTCATCAGAAGATTTTTCAAATCGGACGATATAGCCGACGAAGAAATTACAAGAATCGTTGGAATCCTGCAG gTTAACGGGCACGAAGTTCCACTTACAGAACCTCCACACCTTGCAGTTTACGAGTTAGGATCATTAATCGAGCACAATTGCAAAGCAAACTGTTCAAAAAGCTTCACGGATAAAGGTGGCTTGATTATTCACACCGCGACGCCTATAGCAAAAG GAGATCATATTTCCATCTGCTACACAGATGCGTTATGGGGTACTGTAAATAGGAACCACTATCTGTACCatacaaaatttttttattgcatCTGCGACAGATGCAAGGACCCTTCTGAATTCGGCGTAATGTTTAACGCCTTAAAATGCAAGAAAAT AGATTGTCCTGGATACGTTTTGCCAGAAACATTCCTCGGAACAGAACCAAAACCTTACATATGCGGAACCTGTAAATTATCGATGAGCCACGAAGAGGTGGAACAAATTTTGGAAAGGGTTGGCATAGACCTCTCgagaacaaagaaaaacaacatcGCCGCATGCCACGAATTTCTACAACGTTACAGGGACATTCTACACCCTAATCATTTTTACAATGTCGACATTATTATTGCTTTGTTTCAAATGATTGGACAACAAGGGGCAGAAACGATGACTGATAATCTCCTGGTCGAAAAAATCGAACTGTGCAAGAAGCTCGATAATTTACTCCGAATCATCGCACCTG CTGAAAATCGACTTCGAGGACTTCTTCTTTTCGAGATCCATGTAGCCCTTGCAGAATTCACTAAGAGACACCTGGAAGAAGACACTTTAATGTTATTAATG GAATCAAAGAAGTGTTTACTTGAATCTTATGAACTATTGAAATACGAGCCGAAAGTACTACCGGAAGGAATGATTGCGCACCAAATTAACTTCAACCTACAAAAGATGAATGCAGTTTTAGAACATCTTAATATCAAATCCTGA